A single Nostoc sp. PCC 7107 DNA region contains:
- the rpsG gene encoding 30S ribosomal protein S7: MSRRGVVQRRPVPPDSVYNSRLVSMMIRRIMRHGKKSLAARIVYEALKTIEERTGNAALETFERAVRNATPLVEVKARRVGGATYQVPMEVRSERGTTLALRWLVQFSRSRPGRTMAGKLANELMDAANESGNAIRKREETHRMAEANKAFAHYRY; the protein is encoded by the coding sequence ATGTCTCGTCGTGGTGTAGTTCAAAGGCGGCCAGTCCCGCCTGACTCAGTTTATAATAGTCGTCTGGTCAGCATGATGATTCGCCGGATCATGCGTCATGGAAAAAAATCACTGGCTGCACGTATAGTTTATGAAGCTTTAAAAACCATTGAAGAACGCACTGGTAATGCTGCGTTAGAAACCTTTGAAAGAGCAGTGCGTAATGCAACGCCATTGGTAGAAGTGAAAGCTCGTCGTGTTGGTGGTGCAACTTACCAAGTACCAATGGAAGTGCGATCAGAACGCGGTACCACCCTAGCACTACGTTGGCTAGTGCAATTTTCTCGGTCAAGGCCAGGGCGGACAATGGCTGGCAAATTAGCCAATGAATTAATGGATGCAGCCAACGAAAGTGGTAATGCGATCCGCAAGCGGGAAGAAACGCATCGGATGGCAGAAGCGAACAAAGCCTTTGCCCACTATCGTTACTAA